The genomic DNA AGCTGCGGCAACCGATCGGGCTTTTTCTTCCCCCGCCAGATATTTCACGAGAGCCAGGGCAAAGCTGGTAGCAGTACCGGGTCCCCGACTGGTAAGGAGATGCCCATCCTGGACAACTGCTTCAGTGACATAGCTACCGCATTGTAGTTGGTCTTGCACCGAGGGATAGGCAGTCACCTGCTTGCCCTCTAAAATGCCCGCCTCCGACAGCACCAGGGGAGCCGCACAGATAGCCGCTGTCAGTTGCCCCGATCGGTAATTATGCTGCAACATCTGGCGCAGGAGTTGATTTTCTTTCAGCTCTTTGACACCTGGACCGCCGGGTAGGACAATAGCGTTGATTTCCTCTGGCTTGACCTCGGACAAAAGAGTATCAGCAATAACTGTAATTTGATGGGAACCGGTCACCTCCTTGCCGTTTACCCCTGCGGTAATCACCGTAATTTCAC from Pseudanabaenaceae cyanobacterium SKYG29 includes the following:
- a CDS encoding DJ-1/PfpI family protein; its protein translation is MPAVLVPLIDGFEEMEAITIIDVLRRGEITVITAGVNGKEVTGSHQITVIADTLLSEVKPEEINAIVLPGGPGVKELKENQLLRQMLQHNYRSGQLTAAICAAPLVLSEAGILEGKQVTAYPSVQDQLQCGSYVTEAVVQDGHLLTSRGPGTATSFALALVKYLAGEEKARSVAAAMLVT